The Peromyscus maniculatus bairdii isolate BWxNUB_F1_BW_parent chromosome 6, HU_Pman_BW_mat_3.1, whole genome shotgun sequence genome has a segment encoding these proteins:
- the Spry1 gene encoding protein sprouty homolog 1 isoform X1 — protein MEAIITRISDACQVSADCRNWRSLHMDPPSQHGSHTSLVVIQQPPALEGRHRVDCDRDTQPAAILSLDQIKAIRGSNEYTEGPSVVRRPPPRTAPRPEKQERTHEIIPANVNNSYEHRPASHSANARGSVLSRSTSTGSAASSGSSGSSSATSEQGLLGRSPPTRPIPGHRSDRVIRTQPKQLLVDDLKGSLKEDPTQHKFICEQCGKCKCGECTAPRALPSCLACNRQCLCSAESMVEYGTCMCLVKGIFYHCSNDDDGGSYSDNPCSCSQSHCCFRYLCMGALSLCLPCLLCYPPAKGCLKLCRGCYDWTHRPGCRCRNSNTVYCKLESCPSRAQGKPS, from the exons ATGGAGGCGATCATTACCAG GATTTCCGATGCATGCCAGGTTTCCGCTGACTGCCGGAACTGGAGATCACTCCACATGGATCCCCCAAGTCAGCATGGCAGCCACACTTCGCTAGTGGTGATTCAGCAGCCACCGGCTCTGGAAGGGCGGCACAGAGTCGACTGTGACAGGGACACTCAGCCTGCTGCCATTCTGTCCCTGGACCAGATCAAGGCCATCAGAGGCAGCAATGAATACACAGAGGGGCCTTCAGTGGTGAGAAGACCGCCTCCTCGCACGGCACCAAGACCCGAAAAGCAGGAACGGACTCATGAAATCATACCAGCCAATGTGAACAACAGCTACGAGCACCGACCTGCCAGCCACTCCGCCAATGCCAGGGGCTCGGTGTTGAGCAGGTCGACCAGCACCGGAAGCGCAGCCAGTTCAGggagcagcggcagcagcagcgccaCTTCTGAGCAGGGCCTGTTGGGAAGGTCTCCGCCCACCAGGCCCATCCCCGGTCATAGGTCAGATAGGGTCATCCGGACCCAACCCAAGCAGCTGCTTGTGGATGACTTGAAGGGTTCCTTGAAAGAGGACCCCACCCAGCACAAGTTCATCTGCGAACAGTGTGGCAAGTGCAAGTGTGGAGAGTGTACAGCCCCTCGGGCTCTGCCCTCCTGCCTGGCCTGCAACCGCCAGTGCCTTTGCTCGGCTGAGAGCATGGTGGAATATGGGACCTGCATGTGCCTGGTCAAGGGCATCTTCTACCACTGCTCCAATGATGACGATGGGGGCTCTTACTCAGATAACCCGTGCTCCTGTTCACAGTCCCACTGCTGTTTCCGATACCTGTGCATGGGAGCTCTGTCTTTGTGCCTCCCCTGCTTGCTCTGCTACCCTCCCGCCAAGGGCTGCCTGAAGCTGTGCAGGGGTTGTTATGACTGGACCCACCGCCCTGGCTGCCGGTGTAGAAACTCCAACACTGTCTATTGTAAGCTGGAGAGCTGTCCCTCCAGGGCTCAGGGCAAGCCGTCATGA
- the Spry1 gene encoding protein sprouty homolog 1 isoform X2 → MDPPSQHGSHTSLVVIQQPPALEGRHRVDCDRDTQPAAILSLDQIKAIRGSNEYTEGPSVVRRPPPRTAPRPEKQERTHEIIPANVNNSYEHRPASHSANARGSVLSRSTSTGSAASSGSSGSSSATSEQGLLGRSPPTRPIPGHRSDRVIRTQPKQLLVDDLKGSLKEDPTQHKFICEQCGKCKCGECTAPRALPSCLACNRQCLCSAESMVEYGTCMCLVKGIFYHCSNDDDGGSYSDNPCSCSQSHCCFRYLCMGALSLCLPCLLCYPPAKGCLKLCRGCYDWTHRPGCRCRNSNTVYCKLESCPSRAQGKPS, encoded by the coding sequence ATGGATCCCCCAAGTCAGCATGGCAGCCACACTTCGCTAGTGGTGATTCAGCAGCCACCGGCTCTGGAAGGGCGGCACAGAGTCGACTGTGACAGGGACACTCAGCCTGCTGCCATTCTGTCCCTGGACCAGATCAAGGCCATCAGAGGCAGCAATGAATACACAGAGGGGCCTTCAGTGGTGAGAAGACCGCCTCCTCGCACGGCACCAAGACCCGAAAAGCAGGAACGGACTCATGAAATCATACCAGCCAATGTGAACAACAGCTACGAGCACCGACCTGCCAGCCACTCCGCCAATGCCAGGGGCTCGGTGTTGAGCAGGTCGACCAGCACCGGAAGCGCAGCCAGTTCAGggagcagcggcagcagcagcgccaCTTCTGAGCAGGGCCTGTTGGGAAGGTCTCCGCCCACCAGGCCCATCCCCGGTCATAGGTCAGATAGGGTCATCCGGACCCAACCCAAGCAGCTGCTTGTGGATGACTTGAAGGGTTCCTTGAAAGAGGACCCCACCCAGCACAAGTTCATCTGCGAACAGTGTGGCAAGTGCAAGTGTGGAGAGTGTACAGCCCCTCGGGCTCTGCCCTCCTGCCTGGCCTGCAACCGCCAGTGCCTTTGCTCGGCTGAGAGCATGGTGGAATATGGGACCTGCATGTGCCTGGTCAAGGGCATCTTCTACCACTGCTCCAATGATGACGATGGGGGCTCTTACTCAGATAACCCGTGCTCCTGTTCACAGTCCCACTGCTGTTTCCGATACCTGTGCATGGGAGCTCTGTCTTTGTGCCTCCCCTGCTTGCTCTGCTACCCTCCCGCCAAGGGCTGCCTGAAGCTGTGCAGGGGTTGTTATGACTGGACCCACCGCCCTGGCTGCCGGTGTAGAAACTCCAACACTGTCTATTGTAAGCTGGAGAGCTGTCCCTCCAGGGCTCAGGGCAAGCCGTCATGA
- the Spry1 gene encoding protein sprouty homolog 1 isoform X3, translating to MISPGAGPSVEVEVAATLKCCGARARVLSTQEFAVAPQPELCGLRSGCGRRACAGKAGPRLCTRQEPALSPRTWRDQPAWRLRGRGPAGTRAPGTTPGRAPDDRDGTVLWSGRRAHPADVPEPPSAAANRGEAPLPGGRRGRSAGYERPAAPARLMRRAPRPLGAPGRRRGGRGFPMHARFPLTAGTGDHSTWIPQVSMAATLR from the exons ATGATATCACCGGGGGCGGGTCCCAgcgtggaggtggaggtggcgGCGACGCTGAAATGCTGCGGAGCCCGCGCGCGAGTGCTCAGCACGCAGGAGTTTGCGGTGGCCCCGCAGCCAGAGCTCTGCGGGCTAAGGAGCGGCTGCGGGCGGCGTGCATGTGCCGGGAAGGCCGGCCCTAGGCTCTGCACTAGGCAAGAGCCTGCCCTCTCTCCGAGGACCTGGCGAGATCAG CCGGCGTGGCGACTGCGGGGACGCGGACCTGCGGGGACCCGAGCGCCCGGGACGACGCCGGGCCGCGCGCCTGACGACCGAGACGGGACGGTGCTGTGGAGCGGGCGCCGCGCGCACCCGGCGGATGTCCCGGAGCCGCCCTCGGCCGCCGCCAACCGCGGAGAAGCGCCCCTGCCCGGGGGCCGCCGAGGCCGCAGCGCGGGCTATGAGCGCCCGGCCGCCCCGGCGCGCTTGATGCGGCGCGCACCCCGCCCGCTCGGCGCCCCGGGCCGGCGCCGCGGAGGCCGAG GATTTCCGATGCATGCCAGGTTTCCGCTGACTGCCGGAACTGGAGATCACTCCACATGGATCCCCCAAGTCAGCATGGCAGCCACACTTCGCTAG